The proteins below come from a single Holdemania massiliensis genomic window:
- a CDS encoding bactofilin family protein, with amino-acid sequence MFRNRKKQEELDDEPAFFENVAEPAAELIPQPKQEEVDKMENKQTISAEESVLTEDVTVNGNLECDCNLTILGTVNGSVRCGRDLLVKGQIHGDVSAANLELRNGQIEGNVDCENSLTMDRECSIRGNVTAAECLTDGQIYGNLTIAEDLHVQKNAWIEGDITAKQFSVLQGAHLESKIVMLQHLAEEETESDQETEEVFHTEAEEEEESN; translated from the coding sequence ATGTTTAGAAATCGCAAAAAACAAGAAGAACTGGATGATGAACCAGCATTCTTTGAAAACGTTGCTGAACCGGCAGCGGAATTGATACCCCAGCCAAAACAGGAGGAAGTGGATAAAATGGAAAATAAGCAGACGATCAGCGCGGAGGAATCCGTTTTAACCGAGGATGTCACCGTCAATGGGAATCTGGAATGCGACTGCAATCTGACGATTCTCGGGACGGTTAACGGCAGCGTTCGCTGCGGCAGAGATTTGTTGGTCAAAGGACAGATTCACGGTGATGTTTCAGCCGCAAATCTGGAACTGCGCAATGGGCAGATTGAGGGGAATGTGGATTGTGAGAATTCACTGACCATGGACCGGGAATGCAGTATCCGCGGCAATGTCACCGCCGCAGAATGTCTGACAGACGGCCAGATTTATGGCAATCTGACGATTGCAGAAGATCTGCATGTTCAGAAGAACGCTTGGATTGAAGGTGATATCACCGCAAAGCAGTTCAGCGTGCTGCAGGGCGCTCATCTGGAAAGTAAGATTGTTATGCTTCAGCATTTGGCCGAAGAAGAAACAGAATCCGATCAGGAAACGGAAGAGGTCTTCCACACCGAAGCAGAAGAGGAAGAAGAATCAAATTAA
- a CDS encoding Rpn family recombination-promoting nuclease/putative transposase: protein MQTEVFLINEKRPYYRAMKQNAKVPSLLDDWLIKNILGNPEDTECLKDFLMKWNYCTIDTLKILNNEEKVDYDKQKAIRYDIHGIINDEILFAVEIQKQGDFEDVLKRFQYYAARLLAGQQTRGKAYKNLKKAWLILIADYAFFPIPGMITDESEIRFKKSEIPLTEVTHLSIMETGRVDVLNDKPIQELDGLQRWAILFGCSKWPEKWPWIAKISEQDAEIRKVVKKMSELTPDYEAYFYDTMLRLAEMDECTMKLKAFEQGKAAGELSKVIKQTLRNVKRGMSESEIAELLDEDQSVIAKILNCFSQHPELTADEITERMMESLEN, encoded by the coding sequence ATGCAAACAGAAGTTTTTCTTATCAATGAAAAAAGACCGTACTACAGAGCAATGAAGCAAAATGCGAAAGTTCCTTCATTGTTGGACGATTGGTTAATCAAAAATATCTTAGGGAATCCAGAGGATACTGAATGTCTTAAAGATTTCCTGATGAAATGGAATTATTGTACGATTGATACATTGAAAATCTTAAACAATGAGGAAAAAGTTGATTATGACAAGCAGAAGGCTATTCGCTATGATATTCATGGGATAATTAATGATGAAATTCTTTTTGCGGTTGAAATTCAAAAGCAAGGTGATTTTGAAGATGTTTTAAAACGTTTTCAATATTATGCGGCACGTCTTTTGGCTGGGCAGCAGACAAGAGGGAAAGCCTATAAAAATCTGAAAAAAGCGTGGCTTATTTTAATCGCAGATTATGCGTTCTTCCCGATTCCTGGAATGATTACCGATGAATCAGAAATACGCTTTAAAAAATCAGAGATTCCCTTGACAGAAGTTACTCATTTGAGTATTATGGAAACAGGAAGAGTCGATGTGCTGAATGATAAGCCGATCCAGGAATTGGATGGTTTGCAGCGGTGGGCAATTTTATTTGGCTGTTCAAAGTGGCCTGAAAAGTGGCCGTGGATCGCGAAAATCAGTGAGCAGGATGCAGAAATCAGAAAGGTGGTAAAAAAGATGAGCGAATTAACTCCGGATTATGAGGCCTATTTCTACGATACCATGCTTAGGTTGGCAGAGATGGATGAATGCACGATGAAATTAAAGGCATTCGAACAAGGCAAAGCGGCAGGGGAATTAAGCAAGGTCATTAAGCAAACGCTGAGAAATGTAAAGAGAGGGATGAGCGAATCAGAGATTGCTGAACTTTTAGACGAAGATCAGTCAGTCATCGCAAAGATCCTGAACTGTTTTTCACAACACCCGGAATTGACGGCCGATGAAATCACTGAAAGGATGATGGAAAGCCTGGAAAATTAA
- a CDS encoding MalY/PatB family protein, producing the protein MSYDFTTRINRQPQNSSKWQGMRKHNPEVPEGIVPLSVADMELKNPPEITEGLKQFLDNRILGYTDAGEDYYTETVNWMQRRHHWTIDKDWLVLLPGVVTAINVAVRAFVQPREKVAILTPVYYPFKKTIEACGCRTVTSSLINQDGVYSINFEDLETKLADPNVKMLIFCSPHNPIGRVWTKEELMKVGELCLKHDILIVSDEIHFDLILPGHEHTVFASLSKELSDRMIVCTSVSKTFNLAGMQCSNIVISNPDLRAAYKATMSCYINGHLNIMAYEAATLAYRHCEGWLDELLALLETNRKTAVDFFAEHFPKAIVSPLEGTYLLWVDLRAYFTNQDEQEEFMTKKALLFLDEGYLFGEEGSGFERINLACPTSLLKESLMRLAAAYQNNPAAA; encoded by the coding sequence ATGAGCTATGATTTCACGACCCGAATCAACCGTCAGCCCCAGAATTCAAGTAAATGGCAGGGCATGCGCAAGCACAATCCGGAAGTGCCGGAGGGGATTGTGCCGCTGTCTGTCGCGGATATGGAACTGAAAAATCCGCCGGAGATTACCGAAGGACTCAAGCAGTTTCTCGACAATCGGATTTTAGGCTATACCGATGCCGGAGAGGATTACTACACGGAAACGGTGAACTGGATGCAGCGCCGCCATCATTGGACGATTGACAAGGACTGGCTGGTCTTGCTTCCGGGCGTAGTGACAGCGATCAATGTTGCGGTGCGCGCCTTCGTGCAGCCGCGGGAAAAGGTAGCCATTCTGACGCCGGTTTACTATCCGTTTAAAAAGACGATTGAGGCCTGCGGCTGTCGCACAGTAACCAGCAGTCTGATCAATCAGGATGGGGTCTATTCGATCAATTTTGAAGATCTGGAAACAAAGCTGGCGGATCCCAATGTAAAAATGCTGATCTTCTGCAGTCCGCATAATCCGATCGGCCGTGTTTGGACGAAGGAAGAGTTGATGAAGGTCGGCGAGCTGTGCCTGAAGCATGATATCCTGATCGTTTCCGACGAAATTCATTTCGATCTGATCCTGCCGGGGCATGAGCATACTGTATTCGCGTCCTTGTCGAAAGAGTTGAGCGACCGGATGATCGTCTGCACGTCGGTATCCAAAACCTTCAATCTGGCAGGCATGCAATGCTCCAATATTGTGATTTCCAATCCCGATCTGCGCGCAGCCTACAAAGCGACAATGAGCTGTTATATTAATGGTCATCTCAATATCATGGCTTACGAAGCGGCAACGCTGGCGTATCGACACTGTGAAGGCTGGCTGGATGAATTGCTTGCGTTGCTGGAAACCAACCGGAAAACCGCGGTGGATTTCTTCGCTGAACATTTTCCGAAAGCGATTGTTTCTCCACTAGAAGGAACGTATCTGTTGTGGGTTGATCTGCGGGCCTATTTCACCAATCAAGATGAACAGGAAGAATTCATGACAAAGAAAGCGTTGTTGTTCTTAGATGAAGGGTATCTGTTTGGTGAGGAAGGCAGCGGCTTTGAGCGGATCAATCTGGCCTGTCCGACTTCTCTGCTAAAAGAAAGTCTGATGCGGCTGGCAGCGGCGTATCAGAATAATCCCGCGGCGGCGTAA
- a CDS encoding NAD(P)-dependent malic enzyme, with translation MTVYEDALKLHELHHGKLSIEPKVPCETPEDLTLAYTPGVAQPCLEINKDPENAYRYTGKGNTVAVVTDGTAVLGLGDIGAVAGLPVMEGKALLMHRFAGLDAFPICVDSKDPEEIIKVCKLISPGLGAINLEDISAPRCVEIERRLIEELNIPVFHDDQHGTAIVVLAALINGLRLTGRKAEDMKVIVNGVGAAGSSIIKMMFNYGFKNILAFDSKGVLHPEKKDSYNPLKQELLEYTNLHGESPANLKEALVGADVFIGVSKGNLLTKEDIATMNKDCFIVALANPTPEIDYYEAKQGGALIAATGRSDFPNQVNNLLAFPSIFRGALDAKATRITEEVKLAAAQAIADLIPAEELTEEYIIPSPFDSRVVPAVSQAVKEACIKSGYIRK, from the coding sequence ATGACTGTTTATGAAGACGCACTGAAACTGCACGAACTGCACCATGGCAAATTATCCATCGAACCGAAGGTTCCCTGTGAAACTCCGGAAGATCTGACGCTGGCCTACACGCCGGGCGTTGCCCAGCCATGCTTAGAGATCAACAAGGATCCGGAAAATGCCTACCGTTATACCGGCAAAGGCAATACCGTAGCCGTAGTGACCGATGGGACAGCGGTGCTGGGCTTAGGCGATATCGGCGCGGTCGCGGGCTTGCCGGTCATGGAAGGCAAGGCGTTGTTAATGCATCGTTTCGCTGGTTTGGATGCTTTCCCGATCTGTGTGGATTCTAAAGATCCGGAAGAAATCATCAAGGTCTGCAAGCTGATCTCTCCGGGCTTGGGCGCGATCAATCTGGAAGATATCAGTGCTCCTCGCTGTGTTGAAATTGAACGGCGGCTGATTGAAGAGCTGAACATCCCAGTATTCCATGATGATCAGCATGGTACGGCAATCGTCGTTCTGGCGGCGCTGATCAACGGTCTGCGCTTAACCGGCCGGAAGGCTGAGGACATGAAGGTCATCGTCAACGGCGTCGGTGCCGCTGGCAGCTCGATTATCAAAATGATGTTCAATTATGGCTTCAAAAACATTCTGGCCTTTGATTCCAAGGGTGTGCTGCATCCGGAAAAGAAGGACAGCTATAATCCATTAAAGCAGGAACTTCTGGAGTATACCAACCTGCATGGTGAAAGTCCGGCAAACTTAAAAGAAGCGCTGGTCGGCGCGGATGTGTTCATCGGTGTTTCCAAGGGCAACCTGTTGACCAAAGAGGATATCGCGACGATGAATAAGGACTGTTTTATCGTGGCACTGGCCAATCCGACGCCGGAAATTGATTACTACGAAGCAAAGCAAGGCGGCGCATTGATCGCGGCTACCGGACGTTCTGATTTCCCGAACCAGGTTAACAACCTGTTGGCATTCCCGAGTATTTTCCGCGGCGCGCTGGATGCGAAGGCCACCCGGATCACAGAAGAAGTCAAGCTGGCGGCGGCTCAGGCCATTGCGGATCTGATTCCGGCGGAAGAGTTGACGGAAGAATATATTATTCCTTCGCCATTTGATTCCCGCGTCGTTCCCGCCGTGTCGCAGGCCGTCAAAGAAGCCTGCATCAAGAGCGGTTATATCCGTAAATAA
- a CDS encoding aspartate ammonia-lyase, whose protein sequence is MNATEQTLDQFRWEHDSLGEIEVPKNALYGAQTQRAMTNFQITGRRMHTQMIRSIGKVKKASAYCNNQCGFLDDERLKYITEACDEVISGQLDEWFITDCIQGGAGTSFNMNANEVIANRAAQLAGHTIGVYDYIHPNDHINFGQSTNDVFPTAGRLTALALVEVLLNELSELQHSLLKKAKEFDGVIKMGRTHLQDAVPIRLGQEFHAYATMVGRDIKRIRVAFNDLKAVNMGATAVGTGMNADEKYKKLIVPVLSEISGITLTAAKDLVDGTRNCDTLAFASGALKVLAVNLSKMCNDLRLMASGPKAGLAEIKLPDRQPGSSIMPGKVNPVIAEVCNQACFNVIGNDVTIAKAAEAGQLELNVFEPVLFKNLFESIEILSNACHTLRINAIDGIKANKENCLFFVERSVSPITAFAPHIGYANASRIAKQALIENRTLREVLLESGLITEHDLEIIMDVQEMTKPGIPGKKRLAKNKKKEKVEG, encoded by the coding sequence ATGAACGCAACAGAACAAACCCTAGATCAGTTCCGGTGGGAACATGATTCACTGGGCGAAATCGAAGTCCCGAAGAATGCCTTATACGGCGCGCAGACACAGCGGGCCATGACGAATTTTCAGATTACCGGAAGACGGATGCACACGCAGATGATCCGTTCGATCGGCAAGGTGAAAAAGGCCAGTGCTTACTGCAACAACCAATGCGGTTTTCTGGATGACGAGCGATTAAAATACATTACGGAGGCCTGTGATGAAGTGATTAGCGGGCAGCTGGATGAATGGTTTATCACCGACTGCATTCAGGGCGGGGCCGGAACTTCCTTCAACATGAACGCCAATGAAGTCATCGCCAACCGCGCGGCGCAGCTGGCCGGTCACACGATCGGTGTCTATGATTATATTCATCCTAACGATCACATCAATTTTGGTCAGTCAACCAATGACGTATTTCCGACTGCCGGAAGATTGACAGCACTGGCCTTAGTTGAGGTGCTGCTTAACGAGCTGAGTGAGCTGCAGCATTCCCTGCTGAAGAAGGCTAAGGAATTTGACGGTGTGATCAAGATGGGACGGACGCATTTGCAGGATGCCGTACCGATCCGCTTAGGTCAGGAATTTCATGCCTATGCGACGATGGTCGGTCGCGATATCAAGCGCATCCGCGTCGCCTTTAACGATTTAAAAGCGGTCAATATGGGCGCGACCGCCGTGGGTACCGGTATGAATGCAGATGAAAAATACAAGAAGCTGATCGTGCCGGTGCTTTCCGAAATCAGCGGCATCACGCTGACCGCGGCGAAGGATCTGGTCGATGGAACGCGCAACTGCGATACGCTGGCCTTTGCCTCCGGTGCGCTGAAAGTCTTGGCGGTCAACCTGTCAAAGATGTGCAACGATTTGCGCTTGATGGCCTCTGGTCCGAAAGCTGGACTGGCGGAAATTAAGCTGCCGGATCGGCAGCCGGGCAGCTCAATCATGCCGGGCAAGGTGAATCCGGTCATCGCTGAGGTCTGCAACCAGGCCTGCTTCAATGTCATCGGCAACGATGTGACGATTGCCAAAGCCGCCGAAGCCGGGCAGCTGGAACTGAACGTCTTTGAACCGGTGCTGTTTAAAAATCTGTTTGAGTCGATTGAAATTCTGTCCAATGCCTGTCATACGCTGCGCATCAATGCGATTGACGGAATCAAGGCCAACAAGGAAAACTGCCTGTTCTTTGTCGAACGTTCCGTATCGCCGATCACGGCCTTCGCTCCGCATATCGGTTATGCCAACGCCAGCCGGATTGCCAAGCAGGCGCTGATTGAGAACCGCACGCTGCGCGAGGTTCTGTTGGAAAGCGGATTGATTACTGAGCATGATCTGGAAATCATCATGGATGTTCAGGAAATGACCAAGCCGGGCATTCCGGGCAAAAAACGTTTAGCCAAAAACAAGAAGAAAGAAAAAGTGGAGGGATAA
- a CDS encoding DUF523 domain-containing protein, translating into MIAISACLGGVACRYDGKANTVEGLKALVEQGEAILICPEVMGGLEIPRDPCERRGNQVCTQKGKECTAAFQKGAEAALALLQENKITMAVLKSKSPSCGKGLIYDGSFTRTLKPGSGIAAELFSQHGVRVLTEEEWKEEKENSQNA; encoded by the coding sequence ATGATCGCGATCAGTGCCTGTTTAGGCGGGGTTGCCTGCCGCTATGACGGCAAAGCCAATACCGTGGAAGGGTTAAAAGCACTGGTGGAACAGGGGGAAGCTATTCTGATTTGTCCGGAAGTGATGGGCGGTCTTGAAATTCCCCGCGATCCTTGTGAAAGACGAGGAAACCAAGTCTGTACCCAGAAGGGGAAAGAATGCACCGCGGCTTTTCAAAAAGGCGCGGAAGCAGCACTGGCTTTGCTTCAGGAAAACAAGATCACAATGGCTGTCTTGAAGTCCAAAAGTCCCTCCTGTGGAAAAGGTTTAATTTATGATGGAAGTTTTACCCGCACGCTGAAGCCGGGCAGCGGCATCGCTGCCGAATTGTTTTCTCAACACGGCGTCCGGGTGTTAACGGAAGAGGAATGGAAAGAAGAAAAGGAGAATTCACAAAACGCATGA
- a CDS encoding Fe-S-containing hydro-lyase, translating to MKKIQLPLTMEDRQSLRAGEQVLLSGVIYTARDAAHKRMQQLLDKGQPLPFDLRGQIIYYVGPTQTPPGMIFGSAGPTTATRMDVYTPQLLDLGLAGMIGKGKRSDEVKAAMIRNQAVYFAAVGGAGALLGLRVKKAETIAFEDLQSEAIRRLEVEDFPVFVCFDTQGNDLYAEDFE from the coding sequence ATGAAGAAAATTCAGCTGCCTTTGACGATGGAAGATCGTCAGTCTTTAAGGGCCGGGGAACAGGTGCTTTTAAGCGGTGTGATCTATACTGCCCGCGATGCGGCGCACAAGCGGATGCAGCAGCTGCTCGACAAAGGTCAGCCCCTGCCGTTTGATCTGCGCGGACAGATTATTTATTATGTCGGACCGACGCAGACGCCGCCGGGCATGATTTTCGGCAGTGCCGGTCCGACCACGGCTACCCGGATGGACGTCTATACTCCACAGTTATTGGATTTGGGTTTAGCCGGCATGATCGGCAAGGGCAAACGCAGCGATGAAGTCAAAGCCGCGATGATCCGCAACCAAGCGGTTTATTTCGCAGCGGTCGGCGGCGCTGGCGCGTTATTGGGTCTGCGCGTGAAAAAGGCGGAAACGATCGCCTTTGAGGATCTGCAGAGCGAAGCGATCCGGCGGCTGGAAGTCGAAGATTTCCCGGTCTTTGTCTGCTTTGATACGCAGGGAAACGATTTGTACGCTGAGGATTTTGAATGA
- a CDS encoding fumarate hydratase — translation MREIEVKKIQEIVRDCCSGIAFEYPDDVMTKLVTYAEKEDKPRAKQALELLMENAELAKTKRLPICQDTGMAVVWLSIGQDVHFIGGSLKEAVNKGVEEAYQGSYLRNSVVSDPVFERKNTLTNTPAVIYTEIVEGDQVVIECAAKGFGSENCSRIKMCKPAEGVEGIREFIVETVKLAGPNACPPMVVGVGVGGTMDYAAYLAKRALCRPLDSENENEQYRQLERECLEQINQLNIGPMGLKGRTTALKVNIEWFPTHIAGMPVAVNINCHVTRHKKVVL, via the coding sequence ATATCCTGACGACGTGATGACGAAACTGGTCACCTATGCCGAAAAGGAAGACAAGCCGAGAGCCAAGCAGGCACTGGAGCTGCTGATGGAAAACGCGGAACTGGCGAAAACCAAGCGGCTGCCGATCTGTCAGGATACCGGCATGGCGGTGGTCTGGCTGAGCATCGGACAGGATGTGCATTTTATTGGCGGTTCCTTAAAGGAGGCCGTCAACAAGGGCGTCGAGGAGGCCTATCAGGGAAGCTATCTGCGCAATTCTGTGGTCAGTGATCCGGTGTTTGAGCGGAAGAACACGCTGACCAATACGCCGGCGGTCATCTATACCGAGATCGTGGAAGGCGATCAAGTTGTCATCGAATGCGCGGCCAAGGGCTTCGGCTCGGAAAACTGCTCACGGATTAAGATGTGCAAGCCAGCCGAGGGCGTCGAAGGCATCCGTGAATTCATTGTGGAAACAGTCAAACTGGCAGGACCGAACGCCTGTCCGCCGATGGTCGTCGGGGTCGGCGTTGGCGGTACGATGGATTATGCGGCCTATCTTGCCAAACGTGCGCTGTGCAGACCGCTGGACAGCGAAAATGAGAATGAACAATACCGTCAGCTGGAACGCGAATGTCTGGAACAGATCAATCAGCTCAACATCGGCCCGATGGGCTTAAAAGGCCGGACGACAGCGCTCAAAGTCAACATTGAATGGTTCCCGACGCACATTGCGGGAATGCCGGTGGCCGTGAATATCAACTGTCATGTCACCCGGCATAAAAAGGTGGTGCTGTAA